A stretch of the Balneolales bacterium ANBcel1 genome encodes the following:
- the pstS gene encoding phosphate ABC transporter substrate-binding protein PstS: MKFSQFYLTALSLLFLTFACGNGGGETPGQLRGDRTGGAASSARIDILGAGATFPAPLITAMADDYRDLTSNRITVNYQSIGSGGGIRQFMEQTVMFGMSEAFLSDEVMRNIEEATGGRAFNIPITLADVVPTYNLPRVTETLVFDGNLLVEIFMGKITRWNHPGIAELNPNTDLPSTPITVVHRSDGSGTTNVWTSFLSRVSDEWREQVGYATSVNWPTGIGGNGNEGVAGAVINTPGAIGYNSLSYALLNDMSFGSVINASGNVIEPSFAATTEAANIELPEDTRVLFTNTPAEYGYPIAGFAWMLVYENLDANNAVSNRHEAEELVRFLVWSVTDGQNLAESLGYAEIPEAALERAINMIRQIKWRGELIGEQILAERQLI; encoded by the coding sequence ATGAAATTCTCACAATTCTATCTGACGGCATTGAGCCTTCTGTTTCTGACCTTCGCGTGTGGAAATGGAGGTGGTGAAACTCCCGGACAACTGCGGGGTGACCGAACCGGCGGAGCCGCATCCAGTGCCAGAATTGATATTCTCGGAGCCGGAGCCACTTTCCCGGCCCCGTTGATTACCGCTATGGCGGATGATTACCGTGACCTCACCAGTAACCGGATAACCGTCAACTACCAGTCCATCGGCTCCGGAGGCGGCATTCGCCAATTCATGGAACAAACCGTGATGTTCGGCATGTCGGAAGCGTTTCTCTCCGATGAGGTGATGCGCAACATTGAGGAAGCGACCGGTGGACGGGCTTTTAATATCCCGATCACCCTGGCCGATGTGGTGCCCACTTATAACCTCCCTCGTGTGACCGAGACACTGGTGTTTGACGGAAACCTCCTCGTGGAAATTTTCATGGGGAAGATCACTCGCTGGAATCATCCCGGAATTGCCGAATTGAACCCGAATACAGACCTGCCTTCCACACCCATTACCGTAGTGCACCGGTCGGACGGTTCCGGGACCACCAATGTCTGGACCAGCTTCCTTTCCCGCGTATCCGACGAGTGGCGTGAGCAGGTAGGATATGCCACCAGCGTGAACTGGCCAACAGGCATCGGGGGAAATGGGAATGAAGGAGTGGCCGGAGCCGTAATTAACACTCCCGGTGCAATCGGCTATAACAGCCTTTCATACGCTCTGCTGAACGACATGTCTTTTGGATCGGTCATCAACGCGTCGGGCAATGTGATCGAACCGAGTTTTGCGGCAACAACCGAGGCTGCCAATATTGAACTGCCGGAGGACACCAGGGTGCTGTTCACCAATACCCCGGCCGAATACGGCTATCCCATTGCCGGGTTTGCCTGGATGCTGGTCTATGAAAACCTTGACGCCAATAATGCCGTCAGCAATCGCCATGAGGCGGAAGAACTGGTGCGGTTTCTGGTTTGGAGCGTTACCGATGGCCAGAATTTGGCGGAGTCGCTTGGATATGCCGAAATACCCGAGGCAGCACTGGAACGTGCAATCAATATGATCCGCCAGATTAAATGGCGTGGTGAATTAATCGGAGAACAGATACTCGCAGAGAGACAACTGATCTGA
- the pstA gene encoding phosphate ABC transporter permease PstA: MRTMLQRNIRDRIMEVLLVVSTILVLLPLVIIIVHVIVNGIGALNWDFFTQELGSPSRAMQGRPTGLVHTILGTMVVDFMALMIAVPIGMGAGIMLSEYPDHKLNPPLRILNDTLNGMPAILKGLLAFVLIVKPMGTFSGLAGGVALSFVMLPIVARTTESSLMSIPWSIREAGLAIGLPRWRVVLSTVMPAAKTGLVTGILIAFARAAGEAAPLLFTSFGNNYLPNHWLGMILGPADTLPQRLYSLAISPYSHWHTMGWAAAIVLLAFVMFTFITARLATRQKSG, from the coding sequence ATGAGAACGATGTTGCAACGAAATATTCGTGACCGGATCATGGAAGTCCTGCTGGTGGTAAGCACCATACTGGTGTTGCTTCCGCTGGTCATCATTATCGTCCACGTAATCGTAAACGGTATCGGGGCACTGAACTGGGATTTCTTTACCCAGGAGCTCGGGTCGCCGTCGCGGGCGATGCAGGGACGGCCCACCGGACTCGTTCACACCATTCTCGGTACCATGGTTGTCGATTTCATGGCCTTGATGATCGCCGTTCCCATCGGGATGGGAGCCGGTATCATGCTTTCCGAATACCCGGATCACAAGCTGAATCCGCCTCTGCGCATTCTCAATGACACGCTGAACGGCATGCCGGCCATCCTGAAGGGACTGCTTGCCTTTGTACTGATTGTCAAGCCGATGGGTACGTTTTCCGGCCTGGCCGGAGGGGTGGCGCTCTCCTTTGTGATGCTTCCCATTGTGGCGCGTACCACGGAAAGCTCGCTGATGTCCATTCCATGGTCAATACGGGAAGCCGGGCTGGCCATCGGACTCCCGCGCTGGCGTGTGGTTTTGTCAACCGTTATGCCGGCTGCGAAAACCGGATTGGTAACCGGAATACTTATCGCCTTTGCCCGCGCCGCCGGGGAGGCCGCGCCTCTTCTGTTTACATCGTTCGGCAACAACTATCTGCCGAATCATTGGCTGGGGATGATACTGGGTCCGGCCGACACCCTGCCCCAGCGGCTCTACAGCCTGGCCATCAGTCCGTACTCGCACTGGCATACCATGGGCTGGGCGGCCGCCATAGTGCTTCTGGCATTTGTGATGTTCACTTTTATTACCGCACGATTGGCCACAAGACAAAAAAGCGGATAG
- the pstB gene encoding phosphate ABC transporter ATP-binding protein PstB: MSQNTSLKENPDSSAERKTRLEARNLTVKYGSVVGVMDVSLSLKDKQVTALIGPSGCGKTTYLRALNRMHDLTRSAKVTGEVLLDGKNIYGDDVNPVLIRRRIGMVFQKPTPFPTMSIYDNVVAGLKLVGIRNRKLLDEVCERALRQAALFDEVKDRLKSPGSSLSGGQQQRLSIARALAVDPEVLLMDEPTSSLDPQSTSKIEELIHTLKKQVTIVIVTHNMQQAARISDQTGFFYVGELVEAGETNTLFTNPKQSRTEEYITGRFG, encoded by the coding sequence GTGTCTCAAAACACCTCATTAAAAGAAAACCCAGACAGCTCAGCCGAAAGGAAGACTCGATTGGAGGCCAGAAATTTGACGGTCAAATACGGATCGGTCGTCGGAGTCATGGATGTATCACTTTCACTGAAGGATAAACAGGTCACCGCCCTGATCGGCCCCTCCGGTTGCGGGAAGACCACCTATTTGCGGGCTCTGAACCGGATGCACGACCTCACTCGCTCGGCGAAAGTGACCGGCGAGGTTCTCCTGGATGGGAAAAATATCTATGGGGATGATGTCAATCCCGTGCTCATCCGCCGTCGCATCGGTATGGTGTTCCAAAAACCGACTCCATTTCCGACAATGTCGATATATGATAATGTGGTGGCCGGACTCAAACTGGTTGGTATCAGGAACAGGAAGTTACTGGACGAAGTCTGCGAACGCGCACTCAGACAAGCCGCTTTGTTTGATGAAGTCAAAGACCGGCTGAAGAGTCCCGGTTCCAGCCTGTCGGGCGGCCAGCAGCAACGGCTTTCAATCGCCCGGGCACTCGCGGTAGATCCGGAAGTCTTGTTGATGGATGAACCTACCAGCTCACTTGACCCGCAATCCACAAGCAAGATTGAGGAGCTGATCCACACATTGAAAAAGCAGGTTACCATTGTCATAGTTACCCATAACATGCAGCAGGCGGCGCGGATTTCCGATCAGACCGGGTTTTTTTATGTCGGGGAGCTGGTGGAGGCCGGGGAAACCAATACCCTGTTCACCAATCCGAAGCAATCCCGAACAGAAGAATACATCACCGGCCGATTCGGATGA
- a CDS encoding ATP-binding protein, producing MRAPESSGTLFRLGYRLALLPAALSGVFSALSVYLAGSSLTVSVASGLLVMVGVLAAAYLLAARLLRKRLDRLESIIFKSSRSKFKLLQNKPEKDELDLLIHEAEQARNAIHKEFEQMDQTENYRKEFIGDISHELKTPIFTVQGYLETLLDGALEDPAVNRKFLENAMKNTARLTNLTKDLMEISKLETGELRPNMQLVPLNSVINEVLETLQYKADQSGITLEFKKSRSNIFAIADRNQLRQVLINLVENAIKYNRPDGKVTIHTDIYSLNPSKVIVTVRDTGIGIEKEDIKRVTERFFRVDKSRSREQGGTGLGLAIVKHILESHHEQLQIDSTPGEGSVFQFTLKNADHHHERTPSPE from the coding sequence ATGAGAGCTCCTGAGTCCAGCGGCACCCTGTTCCGTCTGGGATACCGGCTGGCGCTGCTTCCGGCAGCCCTTTCGGGTGTCTTTTCTGCCCTGTCTGTCTATCTTGCCGGATCTTCCCTTACCGTTTCGGTTGCTTCCGGCCTGCTGGTCATGGTCGGCGTGTTGGCGGCTGCGTACCTCCTTGCCGCCCGTCTACTTCGGAAAAGGCTTGACCGCCTGGAGTCCATTATTTTCAAAAGCTCCCGAAGCAAATTCAAACTATTGCAAAACAAGCCGGAGAAAGACGAGCTGGACCTGCTTATCCATGAAGCCGAGCAGGCAAGAAACGCGATCCACAAGGAATTCGAGCAAATGGACCAAACCGAGAACTATCGGAAAGAGTTCATCGGTGACATCTCTCACGAATTGAAAACACCCATCTTCACCGTTCAGGGATATCTGGAGACCCTGCTGGACGGCGCACTGGAGGATCCCGCCGTAAATCGCAAGTTTTTGGAAAATGCGATGAAAAATACCGCCAGGTTAACCAACCTGACCAAGGATCTCATGGAGATATCCAAGCTGGAAACCGGTGAGCTTCGGCCGAACATGCAGCTGGTCCCTCTGAATTCCGTCATCAATGAAGTGCTTGAAACACTACAGTATAAAGCGGATCAAAGCGGCATCACCCTGGAATTCAAAAAAAGCCGGTCCAATATATTCGCAATTGCCGACCGCAACCAGCTCCGGCAGGTTTTGATCAACCTTGTTGAAAACGCGATCAAATACAACCGACCCGATGGAAAAGTGACCATCCACACAGACATCTATAGCCTCAATCCCTCCAAAGTTATTGTAACCGTGCGTGATACGGGGATCGGCATCGAAAAGGAAGACATCAAACGGGTAACCGAGCGATTTTTTCGGGTGGACAAGTCGCGGTCGAGAGAACAGGGCGGCACCGGCCTTGGGCTGGCCATTGTGAAACACATCCTCGAATCGCATCACGAGCAGCTTCAGATCGACAGCACGCCGGGCGAAGGATCGGTATTCCAGTTTACCTTAAAAAACGCGGATCACCACCACGAGCGTACTCCCTCTCCGGAATAG
- a CDS encoding Na/Pi cotransporter family protein: protein MTYNLFDFLQLIGSLGIFIYGMKIFSDGLQKVAGNKLRGILKGMTTNRVTGIATGFTATTITQSSTTTTVMVVSFVNAGLLTFLESTGVIMGANIGTTVTAWMVSVFGFRFQITPIAVSLIGIFFPFLFVRNTKLKHVAEAMIGFGILFIGLEFIKDAVPDIQENPQILSFLDRFTDFGFGTTLIFVIVGTILTLVTQSSSAATTITLVMLAQGWINFPIAAAMILGENIGTTITANIAALIGNVHAKRAARFHLFFNVIGVLWMLALLPYFLNFVDYIILNYTPAHLSILDDSPEARLNATMGLALFHTVFNVVNVLVLFAFVPYLIRLVTWIQPSRGREDEQKTLKYISGGLMPTAELSIDEAYKEVELLAKVTEKISFSTYGLFFKSEDKHQKFLDKIKEREEITDRIELEVAQYLTNLSEYNLTKTSSRRVRSMLRMINDLERIADLYYQISRTYDRMLSEGIKMPDSANQEIQDMMQLLQDALRLMRDNLTGDYGDVDMKEAELMEAKIDALRDELRQSHYVRLEHGDYDVKAGIYYLDFINRLEKIGDHVLNVNEAAAGLK, encoded by the coding sequence ATGACCTATAACTTATTTGATTTTCTGCAGCTGATCGGGTCGCTGGGTATTTTTATCTACGGGATGAAAATTTTCAGTGACGGGTTGCAGAAAGTGGCCGGAAATAAACTGCGCGGCATTCTGAAGGGAATGACCACCAACCGCGTTACCGGCATCGCCACCGGTTTTACCGCAACAACCATCACCCAGTCATCCACCACGACCACCGTGATGGTCGTGAGTTTTGTCAATGCCGGGCTGCTGACCTTCCTGGAGTCGACCGGTGTCATCATGGGGGCAAATATTGGAACCACCGTAACGGCGTGGATGGTATCGGTGTTCGGATTCAGGTTTCAGATCACCCCGATCGCCGTCAGCCTGATCGGAATCTTCTTCCCCTTTTTATTTGTCCGTAATACCAAGCTGAAACACGTCGCCGAGGCCATGATCGGATTCGGTATTCTGTTCATCGGCCTGGAGTTCATCAAGGATGCGGTGCCCGATATCCAGGAAAACCCCCAAATTCTATCATTCCTTGACCGGTTCACCGACTTCGGGTTTGGCACAACACTGATTTTTGTCATCGTCGGAACCATTCTGACCCTGGTTACCCAATCCTCCAGTGCCGCAACCACCATAACGCTGGTCATGCTGGCTCAGGGCTGGATCAACTTCCCCATTGCCGCGGCCATGATTCTGGGTGAGAACATCGGGACAACGATTACCGCCAATATTGCCGCTCTCATCGGAAACGTGCACGCCAAGCGTGCCGCCCGGTTCCACCTGTTTTTTAATGTGATCGGGGTGTTGTGGATGCTTGCGTTGCTGCCCTACTTCCTGAATTTTGTTGATTACATCATACTGAATTATACCCCGGCCCACCTGTCGATACTGGACGATTCGCCGGAGGCCAGGCTTAATGCAACCATGGGCCTCGCACTCTTCCATACGGTTTTCAATGTCGTCAATGTGCTGGTGCTGTTTGCGTTTGTGCCCTATCTGATCCGGCTCGTTACCTGGATACAGCCGTCGCGGGGCAGGGAGGATGAGCAGAAAACGCTTAAATATATCAGCGGCGGCCTGATGCCCACCGCCGAGCTTTCTATTGACGAGGCGTACAAAGAGGTCGAGCTGCTGGCAAAAGTTACCGAAAAGATAAGCTTCAGCACGTACGGCCTGTTTTTCAAAAGTGAGGACAAACATCAGAAGTTCCTGGACAAGATCAAGGAGCGGGAGGAGATCACCGACCGGATTGAGCTGGAAGTGGCGCAGTATCTGACCAACCTTTCGGAGTATAACTTGACCAAGACCTCCTCGCGGAGAGTGCGAAGTATGCTCCGCATGATCAACGACCTGGAACGTATCGCCGACCTCTACTACCAGATCTCCCGAACCTACGACAGGATGCTGTCGGAAGGCATTAAAATGCCGGATAGCGCCAACCAGGAGATTCAGGATATGATGCAGCTGCTTCAGGATGCCCTGCGACTCATGCGGGATAATCTTACGGGCGACTACGGCGATGTCGATATGAAAGAAGCCGAGCTGATGGAAGCCAAGATTGACGCGTTGCGCGACGAGCTTCGCCAATCCCATTATGTGCGCCTTGAGCATGGTGACTATGATGTCAAAGCGGGAATCTACTACCTGGATTTCATCAATCGCCTGGAAAAAATCGGAGATCACGTATTGAACGTGAACGAAGCGGCCGCCGGCCTGAAATAA
- a CDS encoding amphi-Trp domain-containing protein, protein MQIFKSKELKTRQEAADFLHQLAEKVAGGKVQIMQNTEEVFLNLPEEVILEVEVKNKEKGRRGMQQKLELEIKWYEGGQGYGPTEIR, encoded by the coding sequence ATGCAAATATTTAAGAGCAAGGAACTCAAGACGCGCCAGGAAGCAGCGGATTTCCTGCATCAATTGGCTGAGAAAGTCGCGGGAGGAAAAGTCCAGATCATGCAGAACACCGAGGAGGTGTTTCTGAACCTTCCGGAAGAGGTAATCCTTGAAGTGGAGGTAAAGAACAAGGAAAAAGGCCGGCGGGGGATGCAACAGAAGCTCGAGCTGGAGATCAAATGGTATGAAGGGGGGCAGGGGTACGGTCCGACGGAAATCCGCTGA
- the phoU gene encoding phosphate signaling complex protein PhoU — protein sequence MRVAFEKHLSGIEKEMYTMAEMVTTAVGRSVDALKERDVEKAAKVKAGDKQINDKRWEIEDKCINLIATQQPVAKDLREIIAVLNIITDLERMGDYAAGIAKIVIRLNGEPPVKPLIDIPRMAAISIEMINKALAAYSERDDKEARAISAKDDEVDELYHQVHRELISIMIEKPGTITRCTYLIWTAHNLERIADRVTNICERIIYLVTGEMVENVEKS from the coding sequence ATGCGAGTTGCATTTGAAAAGCACCTTTCCGGAATTGAAAAAGAGATGTATACCATGGCGGAAATGGTGACCACGGCGGTGGGACGTTCTGTGGATGCGCTGAAGGAGCGGGATGTCGAAAAGGCCGCGAAAGTAAAAGCCGGTGACAAGCAGATCAACGACAAACGCTGGGAAATTGAGGACAAATGCATCAACCTGATCGCAACCCAGCAACCGGTGGCCAAAGACCTGCGGGAAATCATCGCGGTTCTGAATATTATCACCGACCTTGAGCGAATGGGCGATTATGCCGCAGGCATCGCCAAAATTGTGATCCGCCTGAATGGAGAGCCCCCCGTAAAACCGTTGATCGATATACCCCGCATGGCGGCGATATCCATCGAAATGATCAACAAGGCGTTGGCGGCCTATTCGGAACGAGACGACAAGGAGGCGCGCGCAATATCAGCAAAGGATGACGAAGTGGATGAGCTGTATCATCAGGTGCACCGCGAGCTTATTTCCATCATGATTGAAAAGCCGGGTACCATAACCCGATGCACCTATCTGATTTGGACGGCACACAACCTGGAACGGATCGCCGACAGGGTGACCAATATTTGTGAACGGATTATCTATCTGGTGACCGGGGAAATGGTCGAAAATGTGGAAAAAAGCTGA
- a CDS encoding MFS transporter yields the protein MTEPVHRWIFIVSCSAMLVFGIVMTILGTVLPSVIARFQISNAEAGTLFVFFSSGLLGGSLVFGPVADRFGYKWLLSSSLLLAAMGLFGIAFSPTYPVLGTALVICGFAGAAINGGTNALVSDISEGKRGARLALLSVFFGIGAFGVPLIFGSLLDRFPFEGLISAIAVTVLIPLGLILSLRFPPPKHEHGFPVAEGLGLLKEKTLLLFGLILVIQGGLEMSMGGWSAAYFTDILQVSSSRAVLSLSLFWFGVTLMRMLLSFLLLRFPATAIMYVSYLCAFTGSLVLLSTSSPAIALAGIILTGAGLAAAFPVVLAYVGDLYRHLSGTAFSIILVMALAGNITMPFLIGQLSEAFDLRIALILVPVGILLCLALFGISERRVKSAL from the coding sequence ATGACCGAACCTGTCCATCGATGGATTTTTATCGTTTCATGCAGCGCTATGCTGGTTTTCGGGATCGTCATGACGATCCTCGGCACCGTTTTGCCGTCGGTCATCGCAAGGTTTCAAATCAGCAATGCCGAGGCGGGCACCCTTTTTGTATTTTTTAGTTCGGGGTTACTTGGCGGATCCCTGGTTTTTGGTCCCGTCGCCGACCGTTTTGGCTACAAATGGCTCCTGAGTTCAAGTTTGCTTTTGGCTGCCATGGGGCTCTTCGGAATTGCCTTTTCCCCAACCTATCCGGTACTTGGAACCGCACTGGTTATTTGCGGGTTTGCGGGGGCCGCCATCAACGGGGGAACCAACGCGCTGGTATCGGATATCAGCGAAGGCAAGCGGGGAGCACGACTGGCACTGCTGAGTGTTTTTTTTGGCATCGGGGCGTTTGGCGTTCCTCTCATTTTCGGATCCCTGCTTGACCGATTCCCCTTCGAGGGTTTGATCTCCGCCATCGCCGTGACCGTGCTTATACCGCTTGGCCTGATACTCTCACTCCGGTTTCCCCCACCCAAACATGAACACGGTTTTCCCGTAGCCGAAGGCCTGGGACTACTGAAGGAGAAAACCCTGCTTCTCTTCGGACTCATTCTGGTGATTCAGGGCGGACTGGAGATGTCCATGGGTGGATGGTCGGCCGCCTATTTCACCGACATCCTGCAGGTCTCTTCCAGCCGGGCGGTTCTGTCTCTTTCATTGTTCTGGTTCGGCGTAACACTCATGCGGATGTTACTGAGCTTTCTCTTGCTCCGGTTTCCGGCAACGGCCATCATGTATGTCAGCTACCTGTGCGCATTCACCGGATCCCTGGTACTGCTTTCGACTTCCTCGCCGGCCATCGCCCTTGCCGGGATTATACTGACCGGAGCCGGTCTTGCCGCAGCATTCCCGGTTGTACTCGCCTATGTCGGCGACTTGTACCGGCATCTTTCGGGTACCGCCTTCAGTATCATTCTGGTGATGGCCCTGGCGGGTAACATCACCATGCCCTTCCTGATCGGCCAGCTGTCGGAAGCGTTTGACCTGCGCATTGCCCTCATCCTTGTCCCGGTTGGAATCCTCCTTTGCCTGGCACTTTTCGGCATCAGTGAACGGCGGGTTAAAAGTGCACTTTGA
- a CDS encoding response regulator transcription factor: protein MSKTLILVVDDEHDILELVEYNLIKQGHDVIMADNGADGILLAEKHKPNLILLDIMMPKMDGHQVLSHLKSHASLKGTPVIFLTAKSDEETEVKGLDQGADDYLTKPISISKLMSRIKAVLRRVRKPGEIQSVINVHDLQIDREKYVVLKGGKELHLPRKEFELLFYLAGNKGKVLSRETLLNNIWGNVYVVDRTVDVHVRKIREKLGNSYIETVKGIGYRFKNESS from the coding sequence TTGTCGAAAACGCTGATTCTTGTTGTGGATGATGAGCACGATATCCTTGAGCTCGTTGAATACAATCTGATTAAACAGGGCCATGATGTGATTATGGCCGACAATGGGGCCGACGGAATTCTTCTTGCTGAAAAGCACAAGCCGAACCTGATATTGCTGGATATCATGATGCCTAAAATGGACGGGCACCAGGTATTGAGCCACTTGAAAAGCCATGCCTCGCTTAAAGGCACCCCGGTCATTTTTCTCACGGCAAAAAGCGATGAAGAGACGGAAGTTAAAGGGCTGGATCAGGGAGCCGACGACTATCTCACCAAACCCATAAGCATCTCCAAGCTGATGTCCCGTATCAAGGCCGTTCTGAGAAGAGTGCGGAAGCCAGGGGAAATCCAGTCGGTGATTAACGTCCATGACCTGCAGATAGACCGGGAAAAGTATGTGGTGTTGAAAGGCGGCAAAGAGCTGCACCTGCCCCGCAAGGAGTTTGAGCTGCTGTTCTACCTGGCCGGAAACAAGGGAAAGGTGCTCAGCCGCGAAACGTTACTCAACAACATCTGGGGAAATGTGTATGTCGTTGACCGGACTGTTGACGTGCATGTGCGAAAGATTCGTGAAAAACTGGGAAATAGTTACATTGAAACCGTAAAAGGCATCGGGTATCGATTTAAAAATGAGAGCTCCTGA
- the pstC gene encoding phosphate ABC transporter permease subunit PstC encodes MLKEPPSIIYRWLGDRIFSTVVVALGISIMLLAGAMAVVLYGEGRLSFQQFGYFQFVTGTTWDPAVRLTFGALPFLFGTIVTSALALVLSFFPAIAVAIFSAEYAPRWLSGIIDNLVQLIAAIPSVVIGIWGIFVLAPWLRETVYMPVFEWADMNHPALLPLLGNPMGYGMATATVVLAIMIVPYTTALTKDAIRSVPVEQREACRALGATRWEVIRMAVIPYARGGIMAGAILSLGRAIGETMAVAMLIGNKNTLPFSILGAGATMPSVIVNEFREAVESLHLSSLMAIGFTLFIIALVVNLLAAYLTRKYSITGGQVV; translated from the coding sequence TTGCTAAAAGAACCGCCCTCGATCATATACCGATGGCTTGGAGACCGTATTTTTTCCACTGTGGTAGTTGCTCTGGGTATTTCGATTATGCTGCTTGCCGGAGCCATGGCAGTTGTGCTGTATGGCGAGGGTAGACTCTCATTTCAGCAGTTCGGTTATTTTCAGTTTGTGACTGGTACCACCTGGGACCCCGCGGTCCGGCTGACTTTCGGGGCTCTTCCGTTTCTGTTTGGAACCATAGTAACAAGTGCCCTGGCGCTGGTGCTTTCCTTTTTCCCGGCCATAGCCGTGGCCATTTTTTCAGCGGAATACGCCCCGCGCTGGCTCTCCGGCATCATAGATAACCTGGTACAGCTGATTGCCGCCATCCCAAGTGTTGTGATTGGAATCTGGGGGATTTTTGTCCTGGCCCCGTGGCTGCGTGAAACGGTTTACATGCCGGTATTTGAATGGGCGGATATGAATCACCCGGCCCTGTTGCCCCTTCTCGGTAATCCCATGGGTTACGGAATGGCTACCGCCACAGTGGTGCTGGCCATAATGATCGTTCCCTATACAACGGCCCTCACCAAAGATGCCATCCGATCGGTGCCGGTCGAGCAACGCGAGGCATGCCGGGCTCTCGGTGCCACACGCTGGGAGGTGATCCGAATGGCGGTGATTCCCTATGCCCGCGGCGGAATCATGGCTGGCGCCATATTGTCGCTGGGCAGAGCAATCGGCGAAACCATGGCGGTTGCCATGCTCATCGGAAACAAGAACACACTCCCCTTTTCAATTCTGGGAGCCGGTGCTACCATGCCGTCGGTCATCGTAAACGAATTCCGTGAAGCCGTCGAATCGCTCCACCTCTCCAGCCTGATGGCGATTGGATTTACGCTGTTTATCATCGCCTTGGTAGTCAATCTGCTTGCGGCATACCTGACGCGGAAGTATTCCATAACAGGAGGGCAGGTCGTATGA
- a CDS encoding YajQ family cyclic di-GMP-binding protein, translated as MPSFDVVNELNPQEVDNAVNNTLKEISTRYDFRGLHTEVRFSKNEKRIDLLAAENMKLKAVKEMLVRNFIKRGLDPKVLEFGQEEGTTSGAVKQNAVIREGIDRETAKKIVKEIKGAKLKVQPSIMDEQVRVTGKKIDELQEVIRLLKEKSFGVPLQFVNMKQ; from the coding sequence ATGCCGTCTTTTGATGTCGTAAATGAACTCAACCCCCAGGAGGTGGATAACGCGGTGAACAACACCCTCAAGGAGATCAGCACGCGGTACGATTTCAGGGGGTTGCACACCGAGGTCCGTTTTTCAAAAAATGAGAAGCGCATTGATCTGCTGGCTGCGGAAAACATGAAGCTGAAGGCGGTGAAAGAGATGCTTGTCCGGAATTTCATAAAAAGGGGGCTGGACCCGAAAGTGCTGGAATTCGGACAGGAAGAAGGTACCACATCGGGAGCGGTGAAGCAGAACGCGGTGATTCGCGAGGGGATAGACCGGGAAACCGCGAAAAAAATCGTCAAGGAGATCAAGGGCGCAAAACTGAAAGTGCAGCCCTCGATTATGGATGAGCAGGTGCGGGTTACCGGCAAGAAAATCGATGAGCTTCAGGAAGTGATCCGGCTGCTCAAGGAGAAGTCGTTCGGGGTACCCCTGCAGTTTGTCAACATGAAACAATAG